The sequence CCAATATGCAAGTGCACATGGGCATTTTTATCCATGTGGACTTGCACattccctcccccccccccccccccccaagttttctctccattttggagagaaattttTGGTGGGCCCAGTGAGAAAACACTTGGGCTCCACCATCTCTTTTCCCTCTccccctcccaaccaaacaccctcCAAAATGTTTTCCctcctcattctctctctctctctctctcactccttcCTCCCTAAAGTCCACTCTACCAAATACacccttaaattttaaaattttacatattatagCTATTCTTAGTCCACACTAGGCTCATTGGCCCAAGTTTTTCCACTTGGTACAAACTTGCAAGATTTATGGCTACTCTTAAGCAACATAAGGTGGAGTCATGGCTACAGATTTAGGGAGTTCGCAATGTGTTCTTTAGTTGGCCTTCATAGTTCATACATGggtgggttaaaaaaaacaaaaacacgaAAACAAACACAATGCTATTTGGTGTGTTACTGGGTTCCCACatatattttgtctttttagtAACATAATTCTATGCAAGGTATTGGCACAGGATCTTATCTGCCTCAACATTCTGCTATGCCAACTAAGGCACCATGCTAACCAGATGTCAGTTTCGTTATTAGTGTCATGTCAGCGATACAACATCTTGCTATGTCAATCAAGTAGCATAGGTGCCATACCAAGCTATACATTCAAGACCTTCTGTGTCGTTAGTGTCATGTTAGCGACACAAGATCTTGCCTTGTCAGTTGAGCAACAGAGGTGCCACACCAAGTTATACATTCAAGGCCTTCCAAACTCAAGTTTTTACCTTTAGTTTGAAGGGGTGTTAGACATATTATGGCCCAAGTAGCCCAAACCAATTGTAGGCCCATGTACTTGTAAAGTATAAGCCTATGTTAATTGGTGTGTTACAAGGTTCCTACATATAGCATAGGTGCCACACCAAGCTATACATTCAAAACCTTCTACGTCATCAGTGTCATGTTAGTGAAACAAGATTTTGCCATATGTTAGTCAAGTAGCAGAGGTGCCACACCAAGTTAAACATTCAAGGCCTTCCAAACTCAAGTTTTTACCTTTAGTTTGAGGGGGTGTAGACATATTATGGCCCAAGTAGCCTAAACCAACTGTATACCTATGTACTTGTAGAGCATGAGCCCATGTTATTTGGTGTGTTACTAGGTTCCCACGTATAAGTTGTCTTTTTAGTAACGTAACACAAGATCCTATTTGCTTCAACATTTTTACTGTGCCAACTAAGGCACCATGCCAACTAGATGTTAGTTTTGTTATTAGTGTCATGTCAATGATACAAGATCTTGCAATTTCAGTCAAGTAGCATAGATGCCACACCAAGCTATACATTCAAGACCTTTTATGTAGGCCTATACATGGTGCGGTGCGGTCGGTTATGGGAATTTTTGTAGCACACCTATGTCTACACTAGGTTCGGTTCACCATAGTAGTGTAGTGCGGTTAGTTcgatgccaaaaaaaaaaaaaaaaaaaaaaaatccaaattacatCAGAATCATCAAACAGCCCAcacagaaatataaaaaaagaaactcaaatattaacaaacaaacatgttcaaaatatttctctaatacccacacaaaattttcaaacaaatttacaattttctAGAAACCATAGCAAAAGGAGAAGATAAATAGCCTAGGTCTTGAGCATTATATAACTCCACATACCTGGTAGAAAGCATAGTAGCCAGGTATTGACAAGTGAGCTTCAAAAcattctttaaaattttctagatAATAACCATGATAGAGAACATAGAGGAGAGAGGGAAACTTGGAAAACAGTGGAATCAAGATGTAGACAACGGTGGcggcgagagagagagagagagagagagagggagagagaggcaaatgacaaaaagagagagaaatcaattgatctaaaaaataaattttagaatttaaccTAGACTCTAACTAAAACGTCGTCATTTTGAAGTTGaaactaaaattaatattatgtcCAAATCGACGTCGTTTtgtatcaaattaaaaaaaaaaaaaaatatatatatatatatattaatgaaactATGTCATTTTATAACTCACTTAATTTAACTCTattttctcctcttcttcttccttcaccTTTCATGCCTCTCTCACTCTCCCTTTCAGAGTTTCTATTTTCACGCCTTTCCTCTCAATCACATTGCATAGGTACTATTAAGATACTGTGTGTGCTGTGCTTAGTAGTGTGTGTGTGGTGCTTAGTAGTGTGATGAGGTGTGCCTATTGTGGTGATGAAGGGTGCATGTACTTGTGCTATACTGAAGCATATGCAGTTAAGTGATCAGATAGTGAGAGTTAGTTAGGAAGCTATTAGGGTAGTTACATTTGTTAGTTACTGAGATTGTAATTGTATATAACCCCAATGTTGGGATGATAATATATAGGCTTGGAATCAATTCAGTTACTTTCCTTATTCTATCTTTTCTTGTTCTTAACCTATTGGAGGTGGCTACCCTCAAAGTAACCAACATCTCATTCTTTCCATTCCCCAATTCTTGCCATTACTTTCTTCAATAGTCAAGCTCTTAGcaagtactctctctctctcgaaaTTTCTTAAAACTGAAACTGGATTATAaatcatatatgtatatgttaaattatatatatatatatatatatatgtgtgtgtgtgtgtgtggtggtCGGTTCAATTACTCATTAGAATGCAAAATCCACAACCGCTCGCCTCACCGACCATTGTCGGTACTTGGAAATTGCCTTTGACCACTATGCCATACACCTCTAGTGGAGCTTTGTAGGGTGTGGTTCGGATTGgtgcaagccaattttgtcGACTGTGGGCGAAATCTGAACAAGCTTACCTCTACATCATCAGTGTCATGTTAGATATATTATGGTCCAGACCAATTATAGGCCCATATACTTGTAGAGCATTAATCTTTGGTTGGTCCATGGTTAGCTTAGGTTTAGTCAATCATTCTTTAATATATAAACCCTACATTGACTTTATTGTAACACAAGTGCTTAATATCAAtatgtatttgtcaaaagtctTTTCATTGTGGATGTAGGCCATATAGTGGTGGCTCCACTTTTAATTTAGGGTGGTCTCCTAACTTGCAAAAAACtctctatgtgtgtgttttacgcattattttaaacttcaaaaacttgaatttaaacaattgattgatgaaatgactattaatctttaatcaccttgaaattttgcaaacatggagaatataccaagataatgtaatttaacggtggatttgtcaaaattttcatccaattaaaaaatattgagtgatataatattgtttaaagtcACACCATGTGTAATTTGAATCCAactcatacacacacatacacacacacacactaaactaACCTATTTTGGCcattctaataaaaatgttgaatactctaacttgagaattacaaaaatttgaattcaacaaaaataagaataatggTACATCCAAAACATTTTCAGTCCTTTTCACAATAATGTTACATCTAAAACACCTTGACATGTGGTAAGATGTTACTGATATAACTAGACCAAACAACAAGAggtgaacaaattattcaacacTAAGCctattcaaaaacaagaaaataaaaattttgaatctttcaaATTTGTAACTCATTCAAcctattacataaaaataatccataatttcttcttttttttcacccTTAAAAAATGGTATTAAGAGAAATACTATGGTAGTGAGTTCTTCTTGGTGGTGCCGGTAGTTATACTCTTTTTGACTTTGCAATCGCAACAATTTTTCTCTCCTTAGTGACTCGGTTTGCAGTTGTAACAAAAAtcattcatttctctctctctctctctacattttttgcttctctataatcattttagaatatCTATAACTATATTACACTCATCTCATCATTCTCAGTTTCCACTTTATCTCCTTTCAgacccttttttctttctctttgttagtagaaataaattgtaatacttaatttatttttttttttttttttttttttttttttgtgatgtcgattttatttatttattagattttgtataatttaagtttcttagtgaTCACCTTAAAAAATATTCCTATAACCACCATTGAGGCCGAATCACGTAAACATTTGTGTGTGCTCTATTTTTTATGATTCTTCTCATCATTTAATTATCACATAAAATCACACAATTTTAACGCTATGGATGTAAAACACAAACCAATTCTTGTCTTCATTATAGACTCAGGAATATAAGCATATACTAGCTGCCTAGAGTCAACGAACTTGGAGGTTTGGATCACAGGGAACTGAGCCAATTGATCAGTTTAATTTGTTAGGAAAAAgcatttgaaaatatattttaagtgtCAAATAAAATGGAAATGTAGGTGTTGTTCGGCAGTTAGCTGTGGAGCTTGACACCTTCAAGAATGAATATGATTTAGACGGAAACCATATTGGCATTGACACAACAAGCATGACAAATCCGATTGCAGCAAAGAGTCTTGACTACACTGGCATTGAGCTCAAAAGTGGAAGAGATATCAAGGTCAAAATTGACTATGACGGTTGGAAAAAAATGCTTCAAATTTCAGTTGGATATTCTAGGAAACCATTAGTGACCGTTCTCGAACAATCAATAATCATGTCTGACACAGTTCCAAGCTCCGTTTTCGTGGGCTTTACGGGTTCTACGGGGCTCGTCTCAGAAAGTCATAGGGTCATTGATTGGGTTTTCACATCAGTGCCATTGCCATCCTCTTCCATCCACAATGGGCATGAAAAGGACAACAAAATCAAGAAGATCGTATTGGTTAGTGTTACAACATGTTTCATGGCTTTGTTGGTTATAGTGACTTGCGTGTTTCTTCCATCTGTTTTAAGAAAGCTAAGGAAGAAAAATCAGAGAGATCTAGATATAGAAACTCAATCTAGGAATGCAGCAAATGTCCCTAAGATGTTTACGTACAAGCAGCTTTCAAAAGCTACTCGCAACTTCAGCAAGGAAAACTTGTTGGGTAAGGGTGGATTTGGAAGTGTTTACAGAGGTATTATCTCGGTTCCTCCAAAAGTCGTAGCTGTCAAGAAGATTTCGGCAACCTCAAAACAAGGTTTGTTACTTTGTTCTAATTCTATTGCATTGTTTCTTGATAATATTCTTCACGGTTTAGATTGATCcatttgaaattgatatattaaatattactaatttgaagttatatatgaaataaaatcTTTAACAATAAAATGGACTTTCTCCATTTGAGGatcttaacaaaataataaaccGTGAGTACatcatatttattttgaaacaacAAAATACTTATGTAGTTCCTATAATTATATCCGAATTAATTCCTTAATTTGTCAGGATTAGTTTTTGTGCTTACACTTGTTTATTTTACTCTTCAAACTAAAGGTGAAAGAGAGTATATGGCAGAAATATGCACCATAGGACGCATGCGGCACAAAAATATTGTGCAACTACAAGGTTGGTGCCATGAGGGAGAGAATCTACTCCTAGTGTATGAATTTATGTCAAATGGTAGCCTCATGATGTGTTGACCGTTTCATAGGAAAGGAGTTTCTTGACTGGGAAACTAGGTACAAAATATTGACAGGGTTGGCCTCGGCATTACTGTACCTGCACGAAGAATGTGGTAACCCTGTGGTTCATCGAGACATTAAGCCCAACAATGTAATGTTAGACTCTGATTTCAATGCTCATCTTGGTGATTTCGGTCTTGCAAGAATTCTCCAAAATGATGCCTCTGTTACAACTATGCTAGCTGGGACTCCAGGATATTTGGCACCAGAAATAGGCTTCATAGGAAAGGCTACCCCAGAATCTGATGTGTATAGCTTTGGCATGGTAGTACTTGAAGTTGTGTGTGGGAAAAGATCAAAGGATACCGTGGCTGAATATGGTCTAGTAGACTATGTATGGAATTTATACGGGGAAAATGGATTGGTCGAGTGTGTGGACCAAATGCTCCAAGGCAAATTTGACGAGGAGCAAGTGAAGAGGACATTGATTGTAGGGCTTGCTTGTTTGCATCCAGATTCAATGTTCCGGCCCAAGATGAGAAGAGTGGTGAATATTCTTATGGACCCAAACGAGCCCCTAATGAATTTGCCAGGAAATCGACCTAGTGGAGTATATGTTGTTTTCCCTACTAATTCTTCTACTTTCCCAACAGCCACTGATAGCTCTGCATTG is a genomic window of Quercus lobata isolate SW786 chromosome 2, ValleyOak3.0 Primary Assembly, whole genome shotgun sequence containing:
- the LOC115974967 gene encoding LOW QUALITY PROTEIN: L-type lectin-domain containing receptor kinase IX.1-like (The sequence of the model RefSeq protein was modified relative to this genomic sequence to represent the inferred CDS: deleted 1 base in 1 codon; substituted 1 base at 1 genomic stop codon), which translates into the protein MLLLLFFSTFLIQPSLSSVMDPITFSFPTFNPESCSNGELICMGSATAVDGYLSITPEPQHGNFTQLKTKDSTDSGDGMAFIIAPNHDPSPPDSHGFFLGILDRSTEGVVRQLAVELDTFKNEYDLDGNHIGIDTTSMTNPIAAKSLDYTGIELKSGRDIKVKIDYDGWKKMLQISVGYSRKPLVTVLEQSIIMSDTVPSSVFVGFTGSTGLVSESHRVIDWVFTSVPLPSSSIHNGHEKDNKIKKIVLVSVTTCFMALLVIVTCVFLPSVLRKLRKKNQRDLDIETQSRNAANVPKMFTYKQLSKATRNFSKENLLGKGGFGSVYRGIISVPPKVVAVKKISATSKQGEREYMAEICTIGRMRHKNIVQLQGWCHEGENLLLVYEFMSNGSLXCVDRFIGKEFLDWETRYKILTGLASALLYLHEECGNPVVHRDIKPNNVMLDSDFNAHLGDFGLARILQNDASVTTMLAGTPGYLAPEIGFIGKATPESDVYSFGMVVLEVVCGKRSKDTVAEYGLVDYVWNLYGENGLVECVDQMLQGKFDEEQVKRTLIVGLACLHPDSMFRPKMRRVVNILMDPNEPLMNLPGNRPSGVYVVFPTNSSTFPTATDSSALLQSSTASLMNSNEPLMNSPGNRPSGVYVFFSSNSSTSTTATDGSALLQSSMASLMNPNEPLMNLPGNRPSGEHVSFSSTSSTSTTTTDINFGSKSGPALLQSSMPSLDEIEVQYD